A single genomic interval of Lewinellaceae bacterium harbors:
- a CDS encoding glycosidase, translating to MKIYAFDKIVISPSDIDLSHSPLRAQIQEETYVLGAFNPGISRLPNGNLLLMVRIAEALRQPIRSDKIHSIRWDVEKGYVLDAYPLDEVDISDPRKFTLKNFAPTPVMALTSLSWILPVELNAQGDAIISIHYDKIIAPQKGYQEYGIEDARVSCIQGKYYMTTCSVSSERHSTTLYSSDNGLHYTLEGIILDHQNKDMLLFEGTIDGMYYALTRPLGSAFFATAPRAAFRPGPSINLARSPDLLHWKPVDTPFLRPMQNSNSVLKLGGGSQPILTSDGWLILFHVVEEKGEVGIYKTYWGILDKDDPAKILHLEMGHPLIEANPALTKGMEDIIYLKDVVFTTGIVEMDSHYIVASGELDLCCRITHIPKSVFKI from the coding sequence ATGAAAATCTATGCTTTCGATAAGATTGTAATTTCCCCCTCTGATATTGACCTGTCGCATTCTCCGCTGAGGGCACAGATACAGGAAGAGACCTACGTCCTGGGTGCTTTCAACCCGGGCATATCGAGGCTTCCCAACGGGAACCTGCTTTTGATGGTTCGCATTGCCGAAGCCTTGCGGCAGCCGATCCGGTCTGATAAGATCCACTCCATTCGCTGGGATGTGGAAAAAGGCTACGTCCTCGACGCCTACCCTCTGGATGAGGTAGATATTTCCGACCCCCGAAAATTTACGCTCAAAAACTTTGCCCCTACGCCGGTTATGGCCCTGACCTCCTTGTCCTGGATATTGCCGGTGGAACTGAATGCGCAGGGAGACGCCATCATCAGCATCCACTACGACAAGATCATTGCTCCTCAAAAAGGCTATCAGGAGTACGGGATTGAAGACGCCAGAGTCTCCTGCATACAGGGAAAGTACTATATGACGACCTGTTCGGTGAGTTCCGAAAGGCATTCCACGACGCTGTACAGCTCCGACAATGGCCTTCACTATACGCTGGAAGGAATCATCCTGGACCACCAGAATAAAGACATGCTTTTGTTTGAAGGCACAATCGATGGCATGTATTATGCCCTGACCCGGCCCCTGGGCAGTGCTTTTTTTGCCACTGCGCCCAGAGCGGCCTTCAGGCCCGGCCCCTCGATCAACCTGGCCCGTTCGCCCGACCTGCTGCACTGGAAACCAGTGGATACGCCTTTTCTCCGGCCTATGCAAAACAGCAATTCCGTGCTCAAATTGGGCGGTGGTTCTCAGCCCATCCTTACTTCCGACGGTTGGCTGATTCTGTTTCACGTGGTGGAGGAAAAAGGGGAAGTCGGCATTTACAAAACCTACTGGGGCATACTGGATAAAGATGACCCGGCAAAAATCCTGCACCTCGAAATGGGACACCCCCTGATCGAGGCCAACCCGGCGCTCACCAAAGGCATGGAAGACATTATCTACTTAAAAGATGTGGTGTTTACCACCGGCATCGTAGAGATGGATAGCCATTATATCGTCGCTTCCGGCGAACTCGACCTCTGCTGCCGGATCACCCATATTCCGAAATCGGTTTTTAAGATTTGA